The following is a genomic window from Carassius carassius chromosome 24, fCarCar2.1, whole genome shotgun sequence.
ATAGTGTGTTTGCGTTTTGTGTTAGTCTGCTACGGTTCTCTTTCACATATATTTGACCGTGACCGTGTCGCCAGGGCTGTAGTGGAGGCTAAACGCAAGTAAACGCAGTTTACCCACCGCTGAAATGTCAGAAACAGTTTATCCACTTCTCACTTCAGAGTTTAGCTACCTCTCAGTAAATTCACTACCTCATAGAGTTTATGCACCACATGTACTCTAGACATCTATTACCACTAGTATTGGTGTAAACATTTAACAGTAACCTTCAACATCATCAAATATGTTCTGAAtgtcttttatgtattttttaaaacattgagtAGCGCATATCAGGGTCCACTGTACTGTAATCTAAGTTTTTTAGCCTTTTTTAGCCTCTTAGCCTTTTTCTCACCCACTCACACTGTTTTGATTTTGGTACAGCTGTGCCATAGGTTATTGTTTCCACTGGGAAACTAGTTGTAGCACACACGTCCCGATTTATTGATGAACTTATGCAATGACTGGGAATATTTACTTATCGTCTTGGCATTTCAAAGATGATAAGTAAATAATTCTTAGTACTTCcaagttgaaaataaatgattaaatgtttccaTGTACCCCTGCAATGTGCTTGTGTACCCTTGGTTGCTAATCACTGATCTAAGTATTCATAGTGTACCCACCTCTTATTTCACCACTACACCCTTGCATTTCGCTGaccctttttttatatttgttttcgcAAGATGTTGACAGACGTCTCACAGCAGGAGACCGTGGACAGTGTAGACACTGTGGAGAGTGTCGATACTGGGGATCAGCCCTTGCCCTCCTCCACTTCTGACGCTGAGACACAGTGTTATCTGAAGCCCCCCCGATGGTCTCACGATAAATCTTGGGTATTTTAAGGGGTAGATATTCTGTTTAAAACATTGCCAGTATCTATGCAAGCAGGACATTTCCATACACATTGATTAAATCAATACATAGCCTACACCAAAACATAGCCGCTTAGATTTGCCATAATTGTCACATGTTTGGGTATGTTTACTGCCTCTCCAcagctgtgcaggtaaacctgaAGCCCAAGATGGTCAGTGTAGGCACACAGACGTCATTTAGCCCACAAACCTCCACTCCCCTCGCTAGTCCAGAACAGACAGATGAAGATGATAATGCCTCTGTCATCAGTGAATTATCATGGGCGCCCGAAGAGCCGATgcatgaggaggatgaggaggacttGTTTGATGAGGAGCCACCTTACACTTGTGACCCCAACCACAAGTGAGATAATTTAAAACCAATATATACCATTTTGAATGCTCTTTTTTTTGTGTACTGTAGTTTTAATGACAGTGGCAATGATCTTTatacagcattattattattattatgtctacaGGTTATGCAACATCATTGATGAAGGCCCCTCGGGAAAGCTACACCAAATCACCTGCAGCTCTTCGAGAGGTTAGCGCCAATTTGTCCTCCGATGCACCCGCCCCCATCGCCAAATCCTTCGAACAGGTTCCTAAGGAGGAGGCCGTCAGCCTCTACCTAGCCCGGCAGTCACgctacaaaaaaaactaatttcactttttttttcttttctttttttcacagacaAGTCCAATGATTTAGCTGTAAGTATTTATCTTTTTCTCCTTCTGTCCCTGTCCTCTCATTTGGTGGTGGTTTCCTGCAtgctgcatgttttgttttttctttgtgtgcTGTTGCTTTGGTTTTACTTtgcacaaaattactttttttcgtcTTTGTGGCAATAATTGTCGCTGTACCCCATTCAAGGGGTCCTGCATGCTGCATGTCTGCTCCTCTGTCCGTTATTTGCATGGAATTTGttgtatgtaattaaaaataatttaccaaTCATTTTAACTGTGCCTTGTCAACCTCTGTGTGCGGTGTTGTCTGGGCTCACTGTGTGTCTGCTTGATGTGCTTTTGCATGCgtcactgtgtgcgtgtgtgtgtgtgtgtgtggggtggggggctcactgtgtgtctgcttgatgtgcttttgcatgcgtcactgtgtgcgtgtgtgtgtgtgtgtgtgcgtgtgtgtgtgtgtgtgtgtgtggggtggggggctcactgtgtgtctgcttgatgtgcttttgcatgcatcactgtgtgtgtgtgtgtgtgtgtgtgaaagagaaagatcAGTTGACCCTCAGGTAAGACCACAATATTGCAGGCAAAAGAAACAATGTGCAAACGTTTCAGTTCTAGCCCTTCATCAGTGTTCCTTGTAGGTTTTGTgcctaaccattttttttatatagatttgtttACTTCCAACCTGTGTCTTTgttcagtaaatgtttaaatgttcagtaACCATTACAAGAAATgccaaataaacagttttttcttATCAAAATCCGTGTGTTCTGTGtactttataacattttaagGGTAATTGGGTGATCACAACAGAATaagcaattatttttattcattttcatccaaaCGAGGCCATTGAAAGCCCTGATAGGTCTGGTCACCACTTTGGAATTTTTGTCTGATGGTTGAAACCACACAAGAGGGTATAGGCTTCCTTATACTCCTGCCTAAAACTCCATAAGCCCAGCGTATAGCCTGTCTGTACGCAGTGTACCGGTATTGCCTAGGAATAAGTAGGAaagatttttaagtttaaaactcTGTAAGTAAgttgtaaatgtcattttaagccTGTCTCTTATGCATGTTTATTGTGTATGCAACACATCTCCTGACACCA
Proteins encoded in this region:
- the LOC132103792 gene encoding THAP domain-containing protein 10-like, translating into MVYRCVCAGCKNSSKTGHRVHCFPKDKGIFRSWVQFVKIRRADFSASSVTAYSRICSAHFNEEDYHSGDAKMVALGLKNEKMAKLIPTAVPSVNPNLSACPVPRSRDTTICRKRAIATMLTDVSQQETVDSVDTVESVDTGDQPLPSSTSDAETQCYLKPPRWSHDKSWVNLKPKMVSVGTQTSFSPQTSTPLASPEQTDEDDNASVISELSWAPEEPMHEEDEEDLFDEEPPYTCYATSLMKAPRESYTKSPAALREVSANLSSDAPAPIAKSFEQVPKEEAVSLYLARQSRYKKN